One window of the Pedobacter ginsengisoli genome contains the following:
- the ltrA gene encoding group II intron reverse transcriptase/maturase — MLEEILDIRNVQSAFRQVTANKGAGGIDGMQTDELRDYLNINWQTLRSDILNGSYRPSAVRKVEIPKSGGGARMLGIPTVIDRLIQQSISQWLSPKYEGDFSFSSYGLRPKRKAHQAVLKAQEYLNAGYTWIVELDLDKFFDRVNHDKLMCLLSGKIKDKRTLKLIRLYLSSGMMENGLVSPRKEGTPQGSPLSPLLSNIVLHELDAKLEERGHKFVRYADDCSIYVHSRKSADRVMDNITSYLEGGLKLKVNREKSKVSRPSQSTLLGFSFYKTGKDWKMRIATKSVKIIKQKLLGHTKRNDPITIIERIRKLDMTIRGWVNYFSIAGAKHVMIRLDEMTRVRLRMIIWKQWKNAGCRSRNLIKLGVGKQKAFEWSNSRKSYCRLARSPILQGNLSIEYFAKLKYIGFANYYYWKTEHQTKLF, encoded by the coding sequence ATGCTTGAAGAAATATTAGACATCCGAAATGTACAAAGCGCCTTTAGGCAGGTAACCGCCAATAAGGGAGCTGGTGGTATTGATGGTATGCAGACCGATGAACTTCGGGACTACCTGAATATCAACTGGCAGACATTACGGTCTGATATTTTGAACGGCAGTTACCGCCCGAGTGCGGTAAGAAAGGTAGAGATACCCAAGTCTGGTGGGGGAGCAAGGATGCTTGGCATCCCAACGGTCATTGATCGGTTGATTCAACAGTCTATTTCCCAATGGCTGAGTCCGAAATATGAGGGCGACTTTTCTTTCAGTAGTTATGGTTTGCGTCCAAAGCGCAAGGCTCATCAGGCAGTGCTCAAGGCACAGGAATACCTTAATGCTGGTTACACATGGATTGTGGAGCTTGATCTGGACAAATTCTTTGATCGGGTAAACCATGACAAACTCATGTGCCTGCTATCAGGAAAGATAAAAGATAAGCGTACATTAAAGCTTATCCGTTTATATCTGAGCAGTGGTATGATGGAGAACGGGCTTGTTTCCCCAAGAAAAGAGGGCACACCACAGGGCAGTCCACTTAGTCCGCTTTTATCCAATATTGTTCTTCATGAACTGGATGCTAAGCTCGAAGAGCGGGGTCACAAGTTCGTACGATACGCTGATGATTGCAGTATATATGTTCACAGCAGAAAATCGGCAGATAGGGTGATGGATAACATTACCAGCTATCTGGAAGGAGGTCTAAAGCTGAAAGTGAACCGTGAAAAGAGTAAGGTGAGCAGACCATCACAGAGTACCCTGCTGGGCTTCTCGTTCTACAAGACGGGCAAAGATTGGAAAATGAGGATTGCAACCAAGTCTGTTAAGATTATAAAACAGAAACTCCTTGGACATACTAAACGCAATGATCCAATTACTATCATCGAACGGATCAGAAAGCTTGATATGACCATTAGGGGTTGGGTCAACTATTTTTCCATTGCAGGGGCTAAGCATGTGATGATAAGGCTGGATGAAATGACACGGGTCAGACTGCGGATGATCATCTGGAAACAGTGGAAGAATGCAGGATGCCGAAGCCGAAACCTGATCAAACTGGGGGTTGGAAAGCAGAAGGCATTCGAATGGTCTAATAGTAGGAAGTCCTATTGTCGACTGGCACGTAGTCCAATCCTTCAGGGTAATCTGAGTATTGAGTATTTCGCAAAGCTGAAGTACATTGGATTTGCCAACTACTACTATTGGAAAACTGAACACCAAACGAAGTTATTCTAA
- a CDS encoding formylglycine-generating enzyme family protein, which yields MKVKLSLLVPLVFLAVQTSLAQEKHESYKQQLEGTKLSFDMVAVPGGEFMMGSKKGNADEQPVHKVKVAPFWMSTYEVIWDNYEPFLYKDYEAAHSTAPIPKNVDAITRPTKPYLDMTFGMGKEGQPALAMTHYNAIQYCKWLYARTGVFYRLPTEAEWEYACRAGSVTEYSFGNDASKLGDYAWFNGNSEGKTHVVGQKKPNAWGLYDMYGNVAEWTYDQYIPEFYASVKGDKANNPVAIPEKLYPNAVRGGAYNDEAKDARSASRLASDPSWKQLDPQIPKSNWWFPEAPFVGMRLVRPVTPPSKEEIEAYYSKAPIKDY from the coding sequence ATGAAAGTGAAATTATCATTGTTAGTCCCTTTAGTATTCCTTGCTGTTCAAACTTCTTTGGCACAGGAAAAGCACGAATCTTATAAGCAGCAGTTGGAAGGCACTAAGTTGTCGTTCGATATGGTTGCTGTTCCTGGCGGAGAGTTTATGATGGGGAGTAAAAAAGGAAATGCAGACGAACAACCAGTTCATAAAGTTAAAGTTGCCCCATTTTGGATGAGCACGTATGAAGTGATCTGGGATAATTATGAACCATTTTTATATAAGGATTATGAAGCAGCGCATAGTACTGCACCGATTCCGAAAAATGTTGATGCCATTACAAGACCTACAAAACCATACCTGGATATGACTTTTGGAATGGGCAAAGAAGGACAACCTGCACTTGCAATGACTCATTATAATGCCATTCAATACTGTAAATGGTTGTATGCCAGAACAGGAGTTTTTTACAGGCTACCTACAGAAGCGGAATGGGAATATGCTTGCCGCGCTGGTTCAGTTACCGAATATTCATTTGGCAATGATGCCTCAAAACTAGGTGATTATGCTTGGTTTAATGGGAATAGTGAAGGTAAAACTCATGTTGTTGGTCAGAAAAAACCTAATGCATGGGGCCTATACGACATGTACGGAAATGTGGCAGAGTGGACCTATGATCAATACATTCCTGAGTTTTATGCGTCTGTAAAAGGTGATAAGGCAAATAATCCTGTTGCTATTCCTGAAAAATTGTATCCAAATGCAGTTAGAGGTGGAGCATACAATGACGAAGCTAAAGATGCCCGATCAGCATCCAGACTGGCATCAGATCCAAGCTGGAAACAACTGGATCCCCAGATTCCAAAAAGTAATTGGTGGTTCCCTGAAGCTCCCTTTGTTGGAATGAGGTTGGTTAGACCTGTAACCCCTCCATCTAAAGAAGAAATAGAAGCTTATTACAGCAAAGCACCTATAAAAGATTACTAA